A stretch of the Manis pentadactyla isolate mManPen7 chromosome 16, mManPen7.hap1, whole genome shotgun sequence genome encodes the following:
- the SKIC2 gene encoding SKI2 subunit of superkiller complex protein isoform X3: MMETERLVLPPPDPLDLPLRALELGCTGRWELLNVPGAPESTLPHGLPPCAPDLQKEAEQLFLSSPAWLPLHGVEHSARKWQRKMDPWALLNTLGAPVPSDLQAQRHPTTGQILGYKEVLLENTNLSATTSLSLHRPPGHISQSLWGNPTQYPFWPGGMDEPTITDLSTREEAEEEIDFEKDLLTIPPGFKKGVDFAPKDRPAPALGLLSLSCLLESLDLGGDYEDESEAVEQPCSPKGDTVSASPCSAPLARASSLEDLVLKEASTAVSPSEPPKTPPQERWAISVDVTSPVGDFYRLIPQPAFQWAFEPDVFQKQAILHLERHDSVFVAAHTSAGKTVVAEYAIALAQKHMTRTIYTSPIKALSNQKFRDFRNTFGDVGLLTGDVQLHPEASCLIMTTEILRSMLYSGSDVIRDLEWVIFDEVHYINDAERGVVWEEVLIMLPDHVSIILLSATVPNALEFADWIGRLKHRQIYVISTVTRPVPLEHYLFTGNSPKTQGELFLLLDSRGAFHTKGYYAAVEAKKERMSKHAQTFGAKQPTHQGGPAQDRGVYLSLLASLRTRAQLPVVVFTFSRGRCDEQASGLTSLDLTTSSEKSEIHLFLQRCLARLRGSDRQLPQVLHMSELLHRGLGVHHSGILPILKEIVEMLFSRGLVKVLFATETFAMGVNMPARTVVFDSMRKHDGSTFRDLLPGEYVQMAGRAGRRGLDPTGTVILLCKGRVPEMADLHRMMMGKPSQLQSQFRLTYTMILNLLRVDALRVEDMMKRSFSEFPSRKDSKAHEQALVELNKRLGALEEPDTTGQLVDLPEYYSWGEELMETQNLVQRCIIESVNGLKSLSVGRVVVVKNQEHHSALGVILQVSSNSTSRVFTTLILCDKPVSEHPQERGPATPHVPYPDDLVGFKLLLPEGPCDHTVAKLQPGDVAAITTKVLRVNGEKILEDFSKRQQPKFKLEKDPPSAAVTSAVQELLRLAQAYPAGPPTLDPVNDLQLKDVSVVEAGLRARKLEELIRGVQCVHSPRFPAQYQKLREWMHIQREMERLHFLLSDQSLLLLPEYHQRVEVLRTLGYVDEAGTVKLAGRVACAMSSHELLLTELMFDNALSTLRPEEIAALLSGLVCQSSGDPGEQLPSTLKQGVERIRAVATRIGEVQVACGLNQTVEEFVGELNFGLVEVVYEWARGMPFSELAGLSGTPEGLVVRCIQRLAEMCRSLRGAARLVGEPVLGAKMETAATLLRRDIVFAASLYTQ, encoded by the exons ATGATGGAAACGGAGCGACTTG TGCTACCTCCCCCTGATCCTCTGGACCTGCCTCTTAGGGCCCTGGAGCTGGGATGTACAGGGCGCTGGGAGCTGCTGAATGTGCCTGGGGCTCCAGAGAGCACC CTTCCCCATGGCCTCCCGCCCTGTGCCCCAGATTTGCAGAAAGAAGCAGAGCAGTTGTTTCTGTCATCTCCAGCCTGGCTACCTCTGCATGGTGTGGAGCACTCAGCCCG AAAATGGCAGAGGAAGATGGATCCCTGGGCTCTCCTGAACACATTGGGTGCCCCAGTCCCCTCCGACCTACAGGCCCAAAGACACCCAACCACAGGTCAAATACTTGGTTATAAGGAG GTCCTGTTGGAGAATACAAACCTGTCTGCCACAACCTCCTTGTCTCTTCATCGGCCCCCAGGGCATATCTCCCAGTCCCTGTGGGGGAATCCAACACAGTACCCTTTCTGGCCAG GTGGAATGGATGAGCCCACTATAACAGATCTGAGCACTCGGGAGGAGGCTGAGGAGGAGATAGACTTTGAGAAAG ATCTTCTTACTATCCCACCTGGTTTTAAGAAAGGTGTGGATTTTGCACCAAAGG ATCGCCCAGCTCCAGCCTTGGGGTTGCTCAGCCTCAGCTGTTTGCTGGAGTCCCTGGATTTGGGTGGGGACTATGAGGATGAGAGTGAGGCAGTGGAACAGCCATGTAGCCCCAAAGGGGACACTGTTTCAGCCTCTCCCTGCAGTGCTCCCCTGGCCCGAGCAAGCAGCTTGGAGGACCTAGTGTTGAAG GAAGCATCCACAGCTGTATCCCCCTCCGAGCCTCCCAAAACCCCACCTCAGGAGCGGTGGGCCATTTCTGTGGATGTCACCTCCCCTGTTGGTGATTTCTATCGCCTCATTCCCCAGCCAGCCTTCCAG TGGGCCTTTGAGCCAGATGTGTTTCAGAAACAGGCCATCCTGCACTTGGAACGGCACGACTCAGTCTTCGTTGCGGCTCACACATCTGCGGGCAAAACAGTTGTGGCCGAATATGCCATTGCCCTTGCCCAGAAACATATGACGCG caccatttacacCTCGCCCATCAAGGCTCTGAGCAATCAGAAGTTCCGAGATTTCCGAAACACATTTGGGGATGTGGGATTGCTCACAGGGGATGTGCAGTTGCATCCAGAAGCCTCCTGCCTCATTATGACAACTGAGATCCTTCG CTCCATGCTCTACAGTGGCTCAGATGTCATCCGGGACCTGGAGTGGGTCATTTTTGATGAGGTTCATTACATCAATGATGCGGAG CGTGGGGTCGTGTGGGAGGAGGTGCTCATCATGCTCCCTGACCATGTCTCCATCATCCTTCTGAGTGCTACAGTCCCCAATGCCCTTGAGTTTGCTGACTGGATCGG GCGACTGAAGCATCGCCAAATCTACGTGATCAGCACTGTCACCCGCCCCGTCCCCCTGGAGCATTATCTCTTCACGGGGAACAGCCCCAAGACCCAGGGGGAGCTCTTCCTGTTGCTGGACTCCCGAGGTGCCTTCCACACAAAGGG GTACTATGCAGCTGTGGAGGCCAAGAAGGAGCGGATGAGCAAACACGCCCAGACCTTTGGGGCCAAGCAGCCCACACACCAGGGGGGACCTGCACAG gatCGAGGTGTGTACCTGTCCCTCCTGGCCTCCCTCCGTACTCGTGCACAGCTACCCGTGGTGGTGTTTACCTTCTCCCGGGGCCGCTGTGACGAGCAGGCCTCGGGCCTCACCTCCCTTGACCTTACCACAAGTTCAGAGAAGAGTGAGATTCACCTCTTCCTGCAGCGCTGCCTTGCTCGCCTCCGCGGCTCTGATCGCCAGCTACCCCAG GTCTTGCACATGTCGGAGCTCCTGCACCGTGGCCTGGGTGTGCACCACAGTGGCATTCTGCCCATCCTCAAGGAGATTGTGGAGATGCTCTTCAGCCGTGGCCTGGTCAAG GTCTTGTTTGCCACAGAGACCTTTGCCATGGGTGTAAACATGCCAGCCCGGACAGTGGTGTTTGACTCCATGCGCAAGCATGATGGCTCCACCTTCCGAGACCTGCTCCCTGGGGAGTATGTGCAGATGGCAGGCCGGGCAGGCCGGAGGGGCCTGGACCCCACAGGCACTGTCATCCTGCTCTGTAAGGGCCGCGTGCCCGAGATGGCGGACCTGCACCGCATGATGATG GGGAAGCCGTCCCAGCTGCAGTCCCAGTTCCGCCTCACATACACCATGATCCTTAATCTGCTGCGGGTGGATGCCCTCAGGGTGGAGGACATGATGAAGAGAAGCTTCTCTGAGTTTCCATCCCGCAAGGACAGTAAG GCCCATGAACAGGCTCTAGTTGAACTGAACAAAAGGCTGGGGGCCTTGGAGGAACCTGACACAACTGGCCAACTGGTCGACTTGCCTGAATATTACAGCTGGGGGGAGGAACTGATGGAAACCCAGAACTTGGTCCAG CGATGCATCATAGAATCTGTGAATGGGCTGAAATCTCTCTCGGTGGGAAGGGTGGTGGTTGTGAAGAATCAGGAGCATCACAGCGCATTGGGTGTGATCCTGCAG GTCTCCTCAAACTCCACCAGTAGAGTATTTACAACCCTGATCTTGTGTGATAAGCCTGTGTCTGAGCACCCACAGGAGAGGGGGCCAGCTACCCCACATGTGCCCTATCCAGATGACCTTGTGGGATTCAAGCTGCTCCTGCCTGAAG GGCCCTGTGACCACACTGTGGCCAAGCTCCAGCCAGGAGACGTGGCTGCCATCACCACCAAAGTGCTCCGGGTGAACGGGGAGAAGATCCTGGAGGACTTCAGCAAGAGGCAGCAACCGAAATTCAAGTTAGA GAAGGATCCACCCTCTGCGGCCGTGACCTCTGCTGTCCAGGAGCTGCTGCGCCTAGCTCAGGCCTACCCAGCGGGACCCCCGACCCTCGACCCTGTCAATGACCTGCAGCTCAAGGATGTGTCTGTGGTTGAGGCGGGGCTCCGGGCCCGGAAGCTGGAGGAGCTGATCCGGGGTGTTCAATGTGTGCACAGTCCCCGTTTCCCTGCCCAG TACCAGAAGCTGCGGGAGTGGATGCACATACAGAGGGAGATGGAGCGGCTGCACTTCCTGCTGTCAGATCAGTCGCTGCTGCTGCTCCCAGAGTACCACCAGCGAGTAgag GTGCTCCGAACCCTGGGTTATGTAGATGAGGCGGGCACTGTGAAGCTGGCAGGGCGGGTGGCTTGTGCCATGAGCAGCCATGAGCTCCTTCTCACTGAGCTCATGTTTGACAACGCTCTGAGTACCCTTCGGCCTGAGGAGATTGCGGCCCTGCTCTCTGGCCTTGTCTGCCAGAGCTCCGGGGACCCTGGGGAGCAGCTTCCGAGCACCCTCAAACAG GGAGTGGAACGCATCCGGGCTGTGGCCACAAGAATTGGGGAGGTCCAGGTGGCCTGTGGCCTAAACCAAACAGTGGAGGAATTTGTGGGGGAGCTGAATTTTGGGCTGGTTGAGGTCGTGTACGAATGGGCCCGAGGCATG CCCTTCTCCGAGTTGGCAGGGCTCTCAGGGACCCCTGAGGGCCTAGTGGTCCGCTGCATCCAGCGCCTGGCTGAGATGTGTCGCTCCCTGCGGGGGGCAGCCCGCCTGGTAGGCGAGCCTGTGCTAGGTGCTAAGATGGAGACGGCAGCTACCCTGTTACGGAGGGACATCGTCTTTGCGGCCAGCCTGTACACTCAGTGA